CTATTCCGtactcatcatcatcatcataatcaTAATCATGATCTTCATAAGCATCGTACCCGTCATCATAATCAATTCCGTAGTTTACTTTACGAGGCATGGTCCTATGGAAAGAACTGGctcaattaaaaacaaatacacatacatataaAAAGTCAGTaaccacaaaacaaaatcagcaaCATACCCAGTGCATACACCGCCGCAGCCCTTAAGACGGGTTGATTTACTAAACGTGCCTTGATCGAATCCACAACAATGCTTATTCAATGCCGAAAACTATCGCACGAGTTTGAATTCCAGCTGCGAAATGAATTGCTCTATCTCTCTGCCACATGAATGAAGCTGCACCCAATCACACGCAAACCTGAAAACAATCAGTTGCCTATTACAAAATTGAAATGCTCTGCTttctaaaaagaagaaaatctgaaaaatcaaaacttgaagcaaatgggagaaaataaaaaagcaaattcaaatcaacagctttctcagcaaccaaacaagtTTGGAACAGCTTGTTAATTACGCATTTATGCCGAATGAGAAATTTGGGGGAAAATTCAGTAAAATTCGATGAATTTATACCCCAAAGTAAAATCCGATGAAGAAATTCCAAGAGAAGCAGTGGCGCCCATTGAAATTGGATCAATTGGAATGCTTGGAGGGGAGAATTAGGGTTTACCTGGTGCAGCAGGAGTAGTGAGGAGCAAGGGGAGAAGATCTGAAGATGgtactttttttccttttcttcttcttcttcttttcctgtGATATTGGGACTGGCTTTTAGGGAGGAAACTGAAGGAAAGAGGTTTCCTGAACCTCCTACAGTCCTACTACTAAAATTTTcggccaaaaataaataaaaatctttCCAATAAAAACTTTTTTCTTGTCTTTTGGTTGGTTGAAATTGACAAAACCGGAATTTTGGGggaaaagaaattgaaattggaTATAATACCTACATGTATTTAACGTAACTACCATATCTTCACACATTTTGCTTCAAATTAAAACTCATTTAACGGTGATAAATAAAGAGTGAGCATTACTATCACTTGAatgtggtgagcaaaaatgcactcttGTGTATATgcctattttgttttttttttcttaaatgagaaggaaagagagggagagaaagagataacTTGGAAATTGGGGAtgagttatttttattttttaaactagaGATTTGTTAGGATCGTATGTAAGtgatgtttaaaaaaaaattgtaaaatttaatTTGTGCAAAATTACTTTATTgtccataattttattttgtgataaaagataaaaatattttttcatcctcttttagttgacaaaaaatgtttcattaatatttaatttagatTATCATCTAAAAGTCATATTTAATtcatgtaatatatatatacattctaTTAAGAGAACCTTCCTTGCcaacttttttttcaattttgctcTCACTTTTGATATACACTAAAAGAggggtaaaatagtaattttctaccttttgacaaaatgactatcatatccctatttttcctattttaccttctttttttttaagaaaatgacaatcatatatttatttttctaattttaccctcacttttgatacacaatatttacataaggaggacaaaacaataattatgtaatattaaaaaaaatatgcacttattaagagaaattgttcaTACAGATAAAGTGTTGtgctagtgtgtgtgtgtattaaaaGATCAATCAAGCCATTGAGATTAGTAAGTATTTTAGTAAAGTTTTCCAAATAAAATGGAAAGTGCTAATCTATTTAAGGTTGGGAACGGATGACAACGCTTCTTCTAAACcattttttatacattttttttgtgGCGTTCACTCCATAATGTAATTCAACGATTCGAACTTTTTATCTTTTATGCCTTCTCTCAAAGGTCatgtctataaaaaaaatcactcaAATTTGAAACCATATGATTGTTAGATTAAGAGTTTATGGTTTCTTTGTAGAAACGTATTTGTCTATTTTCTTTATTACAAATGAACGtcttaataattttatatttgtctaatttttttcaAGAATGATATGAATGATGTTATAACTTATAACTCGAAAAAACGGTCCTAGTACTAATAGTACCCACAAGATTACTTGATCTTCAACGACTCTATAACGATCTCTGTCGTTGGTTCTAGAATTAGACAAGAATTAATTACACATTTGACGTATTAATCATAGAGTTTAATGGGTGTGCCTATTCTAATTTAATGTGCGCATCAAACTGTAATTACAAATATTTGGTAATAGTGTCACTACTACTTCAATTGCCCCAAAAGGGATAATATTTTGTGATTTGCCCCAAAAACTGCAACTGGTTTGCAGATACTTTTTGCTATACCATATAACCGTTCGTATACAGATACAGTGAATGTCTATCATTTACAACGTTTGCAAGGCAATTTACAACTTTGAGGTAACAGGTTCTCATCCGATAAAAGTGTAAAGATTCCTGTCGTATAATACTCGTAAGTCGGATTACGTTTTTGAAGCCCAACTCCAAAACTTGGTCTATCTATCAGATAACACCGAATCAGTCCACGAAAGCATCAGATCTCGTATAACGCTGGGGAAATCTGCAAGTCCGAGCACAGGATTTTGAGATATAAACACAAaagtttggaaaaaaaataatcgGTTTCCTTGTGCCACGTTATAAACAATCTGGCAAGTAATGTTACTTGTAGGTTTGTACCACATTGCTTACCACATCTCTCGCAAAAATGAAACCCACTGATATAAGCGAATCTACTTGAGATTCGGCTTTTGTAAAACATACGATTGCAAATACTCTAATTCGTAGACTAAAACTTGAGATTAAAAAGGGCAAGATGAAGTGTTTTTACCTCGTGCTACTTCCATTGCAACTGACGGTATGTCTATCTGATCTTCAACGAGTCTATACACATCCACAAGCTAGAGAGAAGACACATTGACAACATAATTTATCAAAACTCAATTCTTGGGTtgttatcttttattttttttacgaaAATAATAGTTTTGTCAGATTTTCGTACCTCTTCAATGTGAAGCCTTGAATCTTCCGTCAAAGCAAGAATAAGCTTTCTACGAATTCCTTCATCAAAAATGAAAAGGCGAGCTCCATCTTTGATGGTGTCAGTGAGGTCCAGTTTCCTACTAACTTGCAATTCTCTTGACCGTTGCCTGCAAAAAACAGCCCAAGAAAATATAGGGTTTTAAACTCCTAAGCAGAAGAACAAACAAATAGGCAAGCAGGCCCATGAGCAGATACTGACGTGTCTACAGCTTGGAATGCAGGATTGCTGCTCATCTTGGTCACGTTTTCTTTGGCCAGAACAATAAGGTTTTCTAGCCGCTTCCATTGGAAAACACCATCTTTAAATAGTACCTAAAACCAGAAGCAGATTATTGTCAAAGGATTTCTATTTCAGCAAAAATAGCTTTAAACTAGTTAATCGGAAAATTCCTCTAAATCAATATAGCTGTTCCTGTGGGCAATACTGCACGTTTCATTCACagcaactttttatttttcttcattttttcaacTGCAGAGCAAGTTAAGGAGTACGAAGGGTTCTTGAATGTATTTGGATTGGATGTGATTTAAATTCAAGTTATTCAACTAACAGACTTCCAAGTACATCAGATACATAATAGCTAGGTTTGAACTCACCTGTATGAGGCGTTCACGGAGAGCTGGGTTTGGATCTGTCAGGAGGCGCTTTGCCACATATGGATAGGCAACCTGTTTGACTGAATAATGTCAATAATAGTATGGGGAAGGAAAGCATGTACAACACAGATGGCTATCATTGCAATAACAAAATTTGCATATGAGATATGAGGTTTCTAAATGTAAAACATGGCAGGCACTCCGTCGTAGCATATAAATAGCAAAAGTAacctttaaataaaaaattcaacataTACCACAGGGTTGAATCTATTACGGAAAACTTTTACATGCCGAATAACATCAATTAAAAGATATGATACCCacaaaaagtatgaaaaaagatCCGCCTTTACCTCAAGAAACTTGAAGTCTGGCTGCAAAGTAAAACAGATGCCCTCTTGAGTCAATAAAGAACGGATGACAAGGGAAAACCTCTCCGGGATACGGATGGGATAGTTGTAGACTAATTGGTTAAACTTCCCTGCAGCAGAGCCAGCAAAAAGCATAGTGCAtgtcaaaaataaaaggaactaACAAAACGCAATTATTCATTTCCCTCAAAGCATCAGAAAACCCTGCAGGCAACTAAATCGTAATAGAAAACATATCAGCAGTCTGcacacgcgcacacacacacatgcacaatGAATTTGAATGTAATGTTCTCTTATAAGAATCAGGTAACTCCCAACATTACCAGGTACCCCgacataaaatttataaatttgacAAGCTAGAGCAAAGGCATCATACAATTTCCAGTTAAAATCTTAATATTAGAGAACTAAAATCAACCTTGCCTAACTCTTGCTTTCAGTAGACACCCTTACTGTTTGCTGACAATAGTGAGGTGTTCTATAGGATACTCTTGTCAATTTTTTGACAGTGAAAATATTATAACAGCAATAATACTTTGTATTCTTTTATTACAAAACATAGTATGAGGTGGCTCTCTGTAAATCTATAAACCCTTAATCGTGGTGAAGCCGGACCGATGTAGTATAATGCCAAGGAACTTTAAAATTATGCTAAATGTCATCTTTATACGGTTATAGTTCTTACATCCCCAAGCAAATGTGCTTCAAATATTATGAGTGTCCCAAATGAACATCTAATGATTCTAAACCACAATGTATATTATATAATGTAGACAAGGGAGATGCATTCCCAAGTTCCAGAGTTCTAAAACAACTAGATTTTCCAtggaaagaaaactaaaaacagAAGTAAAAGTAAAGACTTTAGGACATGAAATTACCGGTAACGCTTCGAAAATTAAAGTCAGACAGTCCTTTTCCAACAGAGTTCTGCCATATCGCTTCTAAAGCTGGAACAATAGGAGAGACATCGGTCCCAGGAGCCAAGAAGCCAAGTCTGGTGAAATCATTTGCCATCTCAACATAGTCCTCGTTTACAGCATGGACAACAGCGTCaatcaaaatttgtttattttgctgaaaaaattaaaatatagatCAATATGTAGGACATGTAAATTAAGATAAACTAACGTTACTAAcccataataaaaaaatagcagATATAAAACATTCTATTTCCATAAAGACAATAGAAATGCAATAGGTTTGGTGGCTGGGCTGTCATGGTCCATGTATGCATAGTTACAATGTTATGTTAACCCTCGTGGCCATAAGGAGAATTGaagatttcaaaatttaaaagagTATATTACAATACTCTGAACTAAGGGAAAGTGATACATCTTTGTATCTTGGCCGTGTATGCTATGGAAAGAAATACCCTTTTATATTGATTTCTCTCATTGACCTCAATAATCAACAAAGTGTCAGATGCCGATGTACTAAAGACAAAAAAAAGGGGCTTTACTGCTCTCTCATTCATTAATCAATGCCATGGAAGTATATATTTCACCTGACTAAGCACAGCAACATTCCCAAAGTCCACATATGCAATCCGCCCATCACGCATGGCAAAAACATTTCCAGGATGTGGATCCCCATGGAACAACCCAAATTCCAGTAATTGCCGCAATGCGGCACTGACTCCAACCGTTAAGAACCCATTCACATCAATACCAGCTTCTTTAATAGCCTGAAATGCGGGGCAGTTTATTATTGATATAGATATGATAGCTCATTGCTTTAAAATACCGTCTTTTATCTTGACAATCATACCCGTGGGTTAGTGCACCGAATGCCATCAATCCACTCCATCACTAGAACACGTGAACTACAAAGCTCTTTGTAAACTAGAGGAATTTTGACGGTAGGATCACCTTCAAAGTTCAGAAGAAAATCTTCAATATTACGGGCTTCCTGTTTAGAGGAAAGAGAGTTGGAGTACAAATTAGAAAggtcaaaagaaaaaatggcGGTTTAAATTGCATTGAAATGACGATGTTAATGAGGCCATAGGCATAATATAATGGCGCCAAAGTCCAATTTTTGTCCTCCTATAGCACAGGTCTGAAAGGTACCAAAGTGTAATCAAgctcctccaaaagcttctcACCAAATTCATCAACAATCAGCTCAGCATTGCACCCCAGTTTCTGCAGACTGATGCCATTTAAGAATGAAGCAAGAGttcggaaaagaaaaagatcccGATAAATTATAGGTTCTATTTGCGGCCTCTGAACCTGTAAgtgaaaaaaacataaattagaattttttttcaacatttttGCCGCAGTAATGTTTTCAGCATTGTCACAACACATTAACTGTAGAGCTGTTAATGACCTAAGAAAAGGTCCTTTGGTAAACCTTAATAGCAACTTCCTTGCCAGAGTCACGTAACGTAGCTCGGTATACTTGACCTAAACTGGCAGCTGCTATCGTCTGAGAAGAAATTTTACTGAAAACAGCTTCGAGGGGTCGCcccatttcttcttctattATGTCGAAGGCAACCTGAAGCAATGCATGCCATGTGCTAGAATAAGTTAAGCAAACCTCACACAGTAGAAGTGTCTCATCACAAATGCAAGCAACTGGAACCAATAACTTTTTGGTAAATTGAGATTTTACCTGATTGGGGAAGGGAGGAACGTCATCTTGAAGAATGCACAGTTCGTTCATATAATCTTCTCTGATAATATCAGGTCTGTTTGCGAGAACCTTTCAATACATGGGTGAAATCAGGCATGTGTTTAACACAAGAATACGAATTTAAAGATCTGTTCATCAATAATTATTACCTAAATATTAGAATTAACCTAAAAATCGTAATCCCAAATGCATAAAATCAACCACAATGAATTCTCGTCTTTCAATCTTTTTAATATATGTAGCATTACATCTAAATTTTTAGATCTCAACATATTACATCTTCATTGAATGATCCATCTTATTCTTATTAAAACGTGATAGTAAACCTACGGttgatgcattattttctgttattttgCTTTGCTATGACAAAGTTCAGTTTTGCAGTTAATCCAATGAAAGTAAACTGACATATTTAAGCAAAGACAGAAGGATATAACTCGTATGAGTGAGGTTCAAACCTGGCCGGCTTTAATGAAAGAAGGCCCCAAATCACATAGGAGGTTTCTAAGCTGCCGAGCACGATCTGAAACAACTTCTTCGTCCCTTCCTACGAAGTAGTCATACGCCAAGGTAGACCAGtacaatcccaaactccacacaATCTCCACGCCCCTCGAAAGTAACGACACAATTGCTCCTCTGGATTTCAACACCGTATTTCTCACCTAATTATAAATAACATCAAGAAATTCATGCCAAATTGAGTACAAGTGCCTAACAAAttcacacaaacaaaaaaacacatcCAATTTTTAACTAGAGGATCATCCGAAATCAAACTCGAGTTCAGTTCAGAAACCTAACAGATAAATTGAATTCCAACCAGGCTTGATCATTTGCATATTATCACAAGATTAGGATAAAACTTCACTAAAATTTacaagaaattaataaaatatgagaGATAAGTTTACTGAGCTAGAGTTCAGTTTCATACAGTTTCTGGACTGTACTTGCGAAACGGCACGCAAACGCCGCGTTCGAAGTCGAGCTGCTCCATGGCGGCGCTAGGTTTGGTCAATTGCCCTTCTCCCGCAGACGCCGCCAAGCTCCTCCGCGTTTCGATTGCGGCATTAGAAACTCGGAATCGCAACGGTTTCTTGCCTCCTCGCATTCGGAGCCTGTAATCAAACGACGCCGGAGCCTTGGACGGCGCATTTCTACGGCTCGGCACAGTGTGAGCTCGCGAGCTCAGATGCTGATTGGCAGGGAACGGAGTCGCGGTTACGCAATTTACGCAGAGCAAATTCATGGATTCTGCTCTGGGAATGGAGGCTGAGAGAATCAGAGAGTGAAATGGGAATGGGATGAACTTTGATGGTTAgggggaagaggaagaagagagcaAGTGAGTAATAACGACTTCAAAAATCAGTTGGAAAACTGAAaagatattcatatatttctttgTGTGATGGATGGGAATCCACATACAATTTTGTACGGGAAATGTTATGGATTAAGTTCAAACGTGTG
Above is a window of Malus sylvestris chromosome 15, drMalSylv7.2, whole genome shotgun sequence DNA encoding:
- the LOC126604323 gene encoding protein ACTIVITY OF BC1 COMPLEX KINASE 1, chloroplastic-like codes for the protein MNLLCVNCVTATPFPANQHLSSRAHTVPSRRNAPSKAPASFDYRLRMRGGKKPLRFRVSNAAIETRRSLAASAGEGQLTKPSAAMEQLDFERGVCVPFRKYSPETVRNTVLKSRGAIVSLLSRGVEIVWSLGLYWSTLAYDYFVGRDEEVVSDRARQLRNLLCDLGPSFIKAGQVLANRPDIIREDYMNELCILQDDVPPFPNQVAFDIIEEEMGRPLEAVFSKISSQTIAAASLGQVYRATLRDSGKEVAIKVQRPQIEPIIYRDLFLFRTLASFLNGISLQKLGCNAELIVDEFGEKLLEELDYTLEARNIEDFLLNFEGDPTVKIPLVYKELCSSRVLVMEWIDGIRCTNPRAIKEAGIDVNGFLTVGVSAALRQLLEFGLFHGDPHPGNVFAMRDGRIAYVDFGNVAVLSQQNKQILIDAVVHAVNEDYVEMANDFTRLGFLAPGTDVSPIVPALEAIWQNSVGKGLSDFNFRSVTGKFNQLVYNYPIRIPERFSLVIRSLLTQEGICFTLQPDFKFLEVAYPYVAKRLLTDPNPALRERLIQVLFKDGVFQWKRLENLIVLAKENVTKMSSNPAFQAVDTQRSRELQVSRKLDLTDTIKDGARLFIFDEGIRRKLILALTEDSRLHIEELVDVYRLVEDQIDIPSVAMEVARDFPSVIRDLMLSWTDSVLSDR